GTGCCATGGGATTACAGGTATAGGGGAGATTCCTGTATAGTCTTGTTGGCCCTAAAACCTGTTTAACAAGCGTATAACAATGCGTGGGTCGTGGTACCGCGGATCACTCGACGCGGATAGAGCTACCGAGGTACTTCGAGAGCACCTCGGTCACGTCGTCGGCGTTGAACACGCCGAGATCGGCCGCGATAGCTTCCTTGAGGTCGTCTAAGTACGCCTCGCTCGTCTGGAGTTCGCTGAACGAGACCGACTCGACGGGGACTCCCAGCGCGTCTTCCGCCAACTGCCGAACGTGTCTCTCGTCGGCAACGTTGCCCCGCCAGCAGTTGTCGCGGAAGAACAGCCACCCGTCTTCGCCCGGCGGGTCGGCCGCCCGGTACAGGACCGTTTCGAAGCGGTCCGGCTCGGTAGTCACTCCCTGCTTCGGGTCGAGTCGGAAGGTCACGCGGAAGACGTATCGGGCCGGCGCGGCCTTCGGGTCGGTCCCGTCTTCCATCATCGGCTTATACGGTTTGTTGTAGCGATTTACCGGTACGCGTCGACCTCGGGGTCGGCGCTATCCAGAAATAGTCTACAACAATCCGCATCACTCGTAGATGCCGTTTAACCGCTCGGCCATGTCCGTGTCGTTCTCCGTGATCCCGCCCGCGTCGTGGGTCGTCAGGCGCACCTCGACTTCGCCCCAAGTGATCGTCATCTCCGGGTGGTGGAAGGCGTCCTCGGCGACGCCCGCGGCCGCGCTCAGGAACCCGGAGGCGTCGAGGTACTCGTCGAACTCGAACGTCCGGACGATCTCGTCGTCCTCTCGCTCCCAGCCGTCGGGGATGCGCTCGGCTATCTCCTCGTCGGATAGCAGGTCTGCCATACTCGACCGGTGGCCTGCCAGACTCAAATCAGTTGGGTCGGCCCGGGTCGGCCGTCTCAGTCGTCAAGCCCCAGTCGGCTTCGAAGCCGCCGCTGGACGAGGACGACGGCGAGGACGGTGACGGCGATGCCCCCGACCAACCACACCGGCAGGTCGGCGTTCCGGAGGCCGAACCACACCGCCGCCAGCCCCAACGCGAGCAGGAAGAGACAGCCGTACGTGAACGCCTGCACCAGTCGGCGCTCGTCGCTGCGCTGCCGCTCGGTGTAGTTCGTCACCTCGAGGAGTCCGCCGACGGCCGCCGCGACGAAGCCGACGCCGACGAGGAACGGGACGATCGAGACCATTCAGTCGTCGGCCAACTGGTCGAGGACCGACGCCGGGATCTCCTCGCGCATCCCCTCGGGGATGTCCTCGACGGCCATGTCCTCGACGAAGGCCGGCGGGTCGTTGGAATCGGGACCGAAGTCGGGGTCGAACAGCTCCAGTGCGGTCTGGATGGTCGACCAGTCGTCGTCCTCGGCGGCGTCGCGCAGGCTCCGGGTCGGGGCCGCGAGCAGCTGCGAGACGATGGCGTCGGCCATCGACTCCATCACATCGCGCTGGGCCTCGTCGAACTCCTCGCTGGCCATCGCTCGGTTGAGCTCTGCGGCCTTGACCTGCTCCGCGCTCTCGTACATCGCGGAGATGACGCGGTCGGCCCGCTTTCGCTTGTACTGGGCCAGCAGGCGGTCGAACTCCTCGTCGACGATCTCCTCGACCTCCTCGGCGGCCCGCTTCCGCTGGGCGCGCGTCTCCTCGGTGACCGACTCCAGCGCGTCGAGGTCGTAGACGCTGACGCCGGGGACCTCGGCGGCGTCTGCGGAGACGTCGCGGGGCTGGGCGATGTCGACGACGTACGTCTCGCCCGACTCCGCGAAGGTGTCGGCGTCGAAGACGTGGTCGTTGCTCCCCGTCGCCGAGACGACGATCCGGGCCGATTCGACGGCGGCCTCGACGGCGTTCAGCGCGACGGCGCTCGCGTCGACGTCGATCGTCTCCGCGACGTGTTCGGCGTGCGGCACCGTCCGATTGGCGACGAGAACCCGGTCGACGCGCTCGGCGAGCGCTCTCGCGGCGAGCTGTCCCATCTCGCCGGCACCGACGACGAGCGCCGTCTCGCCGGCGAGCGCGCACTCCCTGTTCACCAGTCGGACGGCCGCGGAGGCCAGCGAGACGACCCCCTCGTTGATGGCCGTCTCGTTGCGGGCGCGCTCGCCGACGCGCATGGCCTTCGTCACGCCGTCTTCGAGCAGCGTGCCGATGCCGCCGACGCCACGGGCGTCCTCGTAGGCGTCGCGCAGCTGGCCGAGGATCTGGTCCTCGCCGAGGACGATGGATTCGAGCCCCGCGCCGACCCGCAGGAGGTGGCGCAGGCTCTCTTCGTGGTCCATTTCGAGGACGACGTCCTCCGGGACGTCCGCCACGACGGGGGAGAGCGCCGACAGCCCGGTCTCGTGGTCCGGAGCGACGACGTACGACTCGGTCCGGTTACACGTCTGGAGGACGAACGCCTCCTCGATGAACCGACGGGAGAGCAGCGACTCGACGGCGTGGCGCTGGCTGTCCGCGGCGGCGGCCTCCAACTGGTCGACCGTCGCGTCCTCGTGGGTGACGCGGACGCCGACGATGACACCCGTCTGCTCTCTCACGACGAATCACCCGAGATATCCCCGATCACGTCTGTGGCTACCTGTCGTGCCTTGGACCTGCCACTATCTAAAGCCTTCCAAACATCGTCGTTCCTGACGACGGCGCGAACAGCGTTCCGGCGTTCGGTCGGTGGGACGTCCGCCGCTTTCAGTTCCTCTCGGATGTCGCCGGTCAGTTCGGCCATCTCGCCAGCGCCGGAAAACTCCGCCTCGAAGCGCTCGCGGAGGTGCTTCGACAGCGCGGGCGAGCGCCCGCCGGTGGCGACGGCAATCGTCACCGGGTCGTCGCGGACGGTCGCCGGGACGACGACGTTGCCGACCGACTGCTCGCCGTGGTCGTCGGCGCGGTTGACGAGCGCGCCCCGGTCTCGGGCGGCCGCTTCCGCGGCGTCGTTGAGGGCGGCGTCGTCCGTCGCGGCGACGACGAGCGCCGGGTCCGCTCGGTCGACCCACTCGCGGACCGCGTCGATGTCGGGGGCCGCGCGCACTCGCTCGGCCCCGCCGAACTCACGGTCGGCGAAGTCGGGGCTGACGACGACGACTTCGGCCTCGGCGGCGAACCGGCGGGCCTTCCGCGCGCCGACGGGACCGCCGCCGAAGACCAGCACCGTCTCGCCCGTGAAGTCGTGCAGTAACGGAATCATCGGTAGCTGTGGTCTCTCAGGCCGACTCGACGTTGGCCGCCGCGCGGTCGTCCAGTCGGATGCCGGTCTTCTTCAGGATGCGCGTCGAGAACAGCGTGTCCCAGTCGTCCGCCGAGACGTCCCAGTGTTCGGCCATCCGGTCGCGGACCTGTTGAATGCGTTCTTCGCTCTCGGCCTCGCTCCGGCCGTGGGTCATGGCGAAGAAGTTGTACGGCCAGACGCCCTCGTGACGCGGCCGCTCGTAGCAGTGGGTCACGAAGTCGAACTCGGCGATGGCGGGGCCGACCTCGTCGACCACGTCGTCGGGCACGTCCCAGACGGTCATCCCGTTCTCCGAGTAGCCCAGCGCGTAGTGGTTCGGAATGAGGCCGACCCGGCGCACCTTCCCCTCAAGATCGAATCGCTTGATCGTCTCGACGACCCACTCCGTCTCCGCGCCGATGGCGTCGGCCACGTCCGCGTACGGCGTCTCGGTGACGGGGAGGCCGCCCTGAATCTCCAGGACGAGGTCCAGTTCCTCGGGCGTCAGCGACTGCCGGTCGGTCGGCGTCACGTCGGGACCGGCCCCCGAGCAGTCCACCGCCTGCGTCTGCGGTCCCTCGACCGGGAACTTCGCGCCGACGTGGAACTCCTGCTGCTTGGGCAGATTGAACGTCGGCTCGCCGGTCTCGTCTTCGATCTCGGCCAGGACCTCCTCGACGCGATCCTCGTCGACCACGGAGAGGACGAACCACATGTTGAGATA
The DNA window shown above is from Haloarcula limicola and carries:
- the lwrS gene encoding LWR-salt protein — protein: MMEDGTDPKAAPARYVFRVTFRLDPKQGVTTEPDRFETVLYRAADPPGEDGWLFFRDNCWRGNVADERHVRQLAEDALGVPVESVSFSELQTSEAYLDDLKEAIAADLGVFNADDVTEVLSKYLGSSIRVE
- a CDS encoding 4a-hydroxytetrahydrobiopterin dehydratase, encoding MADLLSDEEIAERIPDGWEREDDEIVRTFEFDEYLDASGFLSAAAGVAEDAFHHPEMTITWGEVEVRLTTHDAGGITENDTDMAERLNGIYE
- the hemA gene encoding glutamyl-tRNA reductase — translated: MREQTGVIVGVRVTHEDATVDQLEAAAADSQRHAVESLLSRRFIEEAFVLQTCNRTESYVVAPDHETGLSALSPVVADVPEDVVLEMDHEESLRHLLRVGAGLESIVLGEDQILGQLRDAYEDARGVGGIGTLLEDGVTKAMRVGERARNETAINEGVVSLASAAVRLVNRECALAGETALVVGAGEMGQLAARALAERVDRVLVANRTVPHAEHVAETIDVDASAVALNAVEAAVESARIVVSATGSNDHVFDADTFAESGETYVVDIAQPRDVSADAAEVPGVSVYDLDALESVTEETRAQRKRAAEEVEEIVDEEFDRLLAQYKRKRADRVISAMYESAEQVKAAELNRAMASEEFDEAQRDVMESMADAIVSQLLAAPTRSLRDAAEDDDWSTIQTALELFDPDFGPDSNDPPAFVEDMAVEDIPEGMREEIPASVLDQLADD
- a CDS encoding precorrin-2 dehydrogenase/sirohydrochlorin ferrochelatase family protein → MIPLLHDFTGETVLVFGGGPVGARKARRFAAEAEVVVVSPDFADREFGGAERVRAAPDIDAVREWVDRADPALVVAATDDAALNDAAEAAARDRGALVNRADDHGEQSVGNVVVPATVRDDPVTIAVATGGRSPALSKHLRERFEAEFSGAGEMAELTGDIREELKAADVPPTERRNAVRAVVRNDDVWKALDSGRSKARQVATDVIGDISGDSS
- a CDS encoding Lrp/AsnC family transcriptional regulator; translation: MSEDLGTVDRAILNAFQGGFPVVERPFEPAAATLSDHGIDVSADELLDRVRRLDDEGALTRFGALIDAEEIGGTATLVATHAPEDDYDAHVELVNAHPEVAHNYEREHPYLNMWFVLSVVDEDRVEEVLAEIEDETGEPTFNLPKQQEFHVGAKFPVEGPQTQAVDCSGAGPDVTPTDRQSLTPEELDLVLEIQGGLPVTETPYADVADAIGAETEWVVETIKRFDLEGKVRRVGLIPNHYALGYSENGMTVWDVPDDVVDEVGPAIAEFDFVTHCYERPRHEGVWPYNFFAMTHGRSEAESEERIQQVRDRMAEHWDVSADDWDTLFSTRILKKTGIRLDDRAAANVESA